A stretch of DNA from Doryrhamphus excisus isolate RoL2022-K1 chromosome 6, RoL_Dexc_1.0, whole genome shotgun sequence:
ATTGTAAATCTTCACAAAGTGTGTTTTTATCTTCCTGTGCAGAAGTCACCACAGTCGTACTCCATCACTCCAAAGGGTGGGAAAACGATGCCATTGTCTAAAAACCCAGAAGACTATGGGATGGACCAAAACAGTGATGATTCCACTGATGATGAGTCTGCTCCAAGAAAGCCTATTCCCTCTTGGGCAGAAGGTATGTTTTACTCGGGGTTGCCCATTATTTTAACCGCTAGATAGGGACTAATCACACGTAGCAGGGTTTCTGTAAAACTCCATATTTCCCCTTTTgtttatgaaataaaatggtATCCACACaacattgtatttaaaaaaaaaaaaagaaaagaaaatgcatcCACCACATAAAACCACATAATCCGTGACATTCGGAAATTACCACGTCATTCCTCCTGGAGGACGACTTCCATCTCAAAGTTCACCCACCAGCTGGCAGTACGTCCCATGGGACGTGTTTCCAGGTGTCGGAACCTGTTCAGAGGAAGATGCCTTGGATGTGGAATGGTTATTTGAGGGGAAAATGGCCGACCTCAAATTGCTTATTGGCCTCTGCTCTTTAACATGAAGCAGTATTAGGGCTTGCAAAAAGCACTTAAACAATAGCTACAACCAACACAGTTCTGAaggcatccatgttgtttttgattgtgtgtgtgacatcacagcatTGGCGATTCGGAAACGTAACACTCATTTATTTGCGTCCATACCCAAACACTTaaccgattttttttctccaaatctaCATTTTGGCCGTAggttttgaaaacattttgggtttttttagtGCCAGATtcatggaaaaataacatcatgttAGGAAATACCATCAATTAATTGTATAAATTGGTTATTGTCATCCTTCCAGGTCACAATCTACAGCAGATAATTATGAAACAGTACTACAGTCCTCCTGACTTGGACTCTTTCTTTGGAACAATTGAGGCACCAAAGCTGGAGAACATCTTTTACAAGAGCAAACCTCGCTACTTTAAACGCACCAGCTCTGCTGTGTGGCACTCACCTCCTATTGGAAAAAAGTAACGGGTGCACTGATGTAGTGATGCCGTGCTGTAcaaattgtttgttttaaattgtctttccaataaaaatgttttgtgagCTGTTTTTACAATGTTACCGTAAATGTATGCCTTGAATGTTTGAAGATGCGAACCGTTTAGTATCTTGTAACTATAAAATCTGTGCAGTCTAATGATATAAAAGGACAGCTCATAACTGCACGTATGGGAACCACTTATTCTGCCTATGAAGTATTCTGAAAAATACTCCCAAAAACCATCAACAATGCTCTATTGGCACTTACCCCAGAACACAGCAGCCATGTCTGCCAACATCAGGTATTGAGAGTAGGGCTGGGAATCTCAGGGTGTGGTCATATTTTTATGAGACACGTCTTCCATACTGCAAAGTCGGCATTTTCTCATTCATGCTATGAAAGCCAAAGTGAGTCCATACTTTTGATTTAACTACGGAAGCTGAGCTTTCCATTTAACGTTTTTGGTTTCCGTTCTGGTAAGGAACTCTTGATCCCAGATGACTTGTAAAATGGCACACCACTAATTGGGAGTGATGTCggctcccagcatgcattgtggTATTTTGTACTCGCCTGCTGCAAGATACCAGTCGGCTGGGCTCaaatggcccgtgggccacatgtttgagagcCCTGTTTTGACATTCCTTGCCTTGTTTTATTATAGACTGTTCAACAATAATGCCTTTGTTCAGCTTGATTAAATGAGCCTTTAAAATAgctttggtcatttttttgtaaagtcTGATCATGTATTGTTCATTAATTCCCATCCTGACTATTATCAATGACTGACAAGATAAATGTTAAAACAACTTTCTTGTCTTCTGGCGCCACTTTCTTATttcttggtttcagtttgagccACCACATAGTAACTCTTCCCTAACCTCTAATTTTTAGGTTCGCCCGATTTGTAGGTGTTATAACGTTAACCCCACATGGGGCAGGGCATGTTCGTATCGTTTCCCATTGAGGTTACCGCCCTTCTGGAATGTCCGGGTACGTACAGCAAACGCATTTCTGTGACGTCAGACTTCATTTCTGCCTCATGATTGGTCGAGGAGGTGTTGTCAAAAGTTGAACAGTTTCAGCGGGTCACAGCAGCGGTAGACCAACGACGAAGGTGAGACGTTAGCACACCTAcgttttgaatattttgacataatttgtaaaaatattaacattatttgtTGTACAGAACAAAGTGCCTAGTGCGACTGCAACTGACACCTGTGACATATTTAAaggtttgtgatttttttttttttacacttttttccaTTGACAAGTCCGTGATAAAGTAACCAGTGTAAAAGGTTCAAACGTTATATACTATCATGTATAACTTAACATTACCAGTGTCAGCTTCAATAAGGTTACCATATACTGGTACTACATTCTAGCATTTTGCTCATGGTAACCAAAGCCATGCCAATATCATGTATAAGGACagattaattcatattttaagtCGCATGAATTGTTATCACAGGTCTTTATATTTAGTACAATGACTACCATTCAATCAGTATCGTTTAAGGAAAGTGCCATTATTGTGTAATAAACGTTTCAAGCAATATATTACATTAACagtcatacaaatgtaaagagAACAACTAAACTATAGCACCCTTTGAATATGGAGAGGCGGAAGGGAGGTGTCACTATGAGTATAAGCCTTCTAGCTCTTGTATTGCTTGTAGTGAGCAGCtagactccatccatccattttctatgccgcttatcctcactagggtgagTAGaacaatgctggagcctatcccagcagtcttggtGGGCCTCGGTCCGGATGCGGACCCAGCGAGGGCACTTGACGGACCTGTGTTCTATTAAAgtgaatgataataaatgataataaatcaaTGACATATAATCATGCATGGGGACAGATTGCAGTGGCAGTTTGCAGGTGTAATTACTTCATTTATTACAGTTACGTGACAGTAAACGCTATGACGTCACTCAAAATGAGACAGTGAaatcatttgaacatacataaCATCACATCCCAGTATGAAAATCCTACTAGAGTCATAAGGTAAACTAAAATAAGTTTTTGTAAGTCTAAAATTATGTCACAGATGTGATGTTTACCAATTTAGTTAGAATTGTGACACATTGTCGGTGTATTTGTGGATTTCAAAGTAAATAACCATTGTTATACTATGTTCTTACTCCATGTCTGTCCAGAGATAAAGCCCAGAGAGCCACCATGAGCTCCGTACTGTCGTCTGTGCAGTCCTTCATTCAGATGTTTGATGCAAAAAAGGGACAATTTATTCGTGACATTGACAATATCCACATGGTTTGGCTTGATGAGATCCAACAAGAGGCCAACCACATGTTCTCAAGGTAAGTGTGTTTCTTTAAATTGCAATTTAGAAAGAaaacaggggcggcacggcggtcgcgtggttagctaggagaccagggttcaattccaccctcggccatctctgtgtggagtttgcatgttctccctgtgcatgcgtgggttttctccttgtactccggtttcctcccacattccaaaaacatgctaggttaattggtgactccaaattgtccataggtatgaatgtgagtgtgaatggttgtttgtctattgtgccctgtgattggctggtgaccagtaccctgcctctcgcccaaaaacagctgggataggctccagcacccccgcgacccttgtgaggaaaagcggtagaaaatgaatgaattaaagaaAATAGGACCAAAtttcacataaataataaaaaggattcactgtacaaacaatgaatgaacacaagagacttatttttttaacttaaatgaAACTGCAATtatttaatatacaatatatatatatatatacaaaataaggtTCTTACCTTTGCTGTggaaatgcatgaatgcattaaATGCATTAATGAACTAAATTTGAATTAAAGACCCCTGTTCTGAAGAATTGTGTCAtcttatattatagtatagccTTTTATTAATGCTGCCTTTCAATTTCAGAGATTTTAATGCAGAGCCAGAGTTAATGCCCAAAACACCATCACAGAAGAAATGTCGCAGGAAGCGTGTTTCTGTTGGGCGCCAGGAAGGAGGTCAAGCCGGGAGAAGGTTTGTTGTTCACTACATTTAGTATAAATTCTCTTTTTGTCTCCTTATTTCTTAAAACCTGACATAATGCGACTCATATTATActgtttatattacatttaaatccTTTCCTTTGGCCATGCAGGTCCTCTAAGGGAAGGCGCGGTAGTCTTAGTGGTTCCTCTGTCAAGACACTGAACTTCATTGCTGAAGATGCTATTTCAGAAGTTTCTGTAACTGAAAGCAGCACACAACTTAAACACATTTCTCTACTCCAAGAGGATGTGAACCGGCCACAGCCAGTTGAGGATGAAGGTGTGGCTACAAATAGTGAAGTCAAGCCAGACCAGACAAGTCACACAAGGGATTCTCCAGTGAATATGCCATCACCTAATATTGAAAGCATCCCTGCGTCTACTGAGCAGGCAATAAAGTCCTATACTGGACGAACGGCTGCTAAAATTGCCATAGCGGGAAACACCAGAAGCTCACGACGGACCTCTGTGAGGTGTTCCCTTAAGGTGCGCCATTCACTGGCGGGCATGCGTCACAGTATGAAGCAGGAGTCTCTACGTCGTGCCTCGCGACAATCCATGATGAAGAGGAAGGCGGCTCGCAAGGGGAACTCATCGTGCAGCAGCATTGCTGATGGTGAGACATTATATTTCCGTTGAATATTCTATGTTTGATTCTTACGGTGTTTATTTCATTGTAGCTGAGGCTTCCTTTGAGTCTGTGGAAGAGGCTGATGAAGTGTGAGTATTATTGATGTTGCCTGAATACAGTTTAGCTTTCAACTTCAATGTGTGTTTGGGTTGGACTAACAACCCTGTATTTGAATTGGCTCGTACAGTGTGTCGGGACCTGTGACTGCAGATCCACAAGTCGCAGAGGTTGACAGTCAGGTAGTAAAATATTGCTACAGGTTTGTTTGGTCATACACTTGCTAATATTTTCTAAACTGTGTctaacatatatgtatattcagCCTTCTGGTGGACATATTACTTGTTCTATGGATGCCAGCAAATCCAAAATGGCCGCACCTTCACTACCTACCTCGAAGAGGAGCACTCAGGGCAAGAAAATAGGTACCTGCTACTAACGTcacatttttgttcatatatAATTGGTTGGTATTTGGCTGGTGTTACAATGCTTTGCATTTTTGTTTCAGTTGTCACTGGCAAGCAACAGACTTTCCGGGGGTGAGTTTTATACCGTTTATGCTAACCtgctaattatttatttcaccaGAGAGAGTAAGATTACTCATCTGCACGTAGCTTACTCATACAGGGTCATTGCAAGTATTTAGAGCAACACATATTTCCAGGTGCTGCAcggtagtcaagtggttagcacgcatgcctcacagctcggatccccaggttcaattccaccctcggccatctctgtgtggagtttgcacgttctccccgtgcatgtgtgggtttcctcccacattccaaaaacatgctaggttaattggcgactccaaattgtccataggtatgaatgtgagtgtgaatggttgtttgtctatatgtgccctgtgattggctggcgaccagtccagggtgtaccccgcctctcgcctaaagacagctggcataggctccagcacggccacgaccctcgtgaggataagctgtagaaaattaatgaatgactaAACATACAGGTGGTCATAACATGattatacactttttttaaaatttgttgtacacttttttgtttttcaaaaatgttttcttttgtttctctaAGGTCAATCAAGGACATCAAAAGTGAAGCCTCAGATACTGTGGAGCACAGTCCTATTCAGAGTGTAAGATGCACAGATAACTTCATGGATAAGTTTGTTAAATTCTATGTTATAAACGTATATAAATATCTGTTATAACAGAGtactatttgtttgtttttaaacaggCATATAAACCGTATATGAGATCATTCCTTCACACTGTGCAGAAGAATCAAATGCTGATGATGTCTCCCAGTACCTTTAGTCGTAATACCGTCATCAAGTCCTTCTTTAAGCACACCACTCCATTGAAGGTTGATGCTCAGGTCAGTTTTACACCATCTCGCTTTTGATAAGCTCATAAAGAGCCGCTGTGGTCATCCATCATTGAAATGTTCTGTTGCTCAGCCAACCATGTCATTTGTTTCCCCCTCACTTCCCGTCTCCCAGTGGAGCATATCTATAGTGGTAAGTGTTGTGAGTGTACTGTGTGATGGTGGTCATTTTGTATCCGCCTCCACTTGTGAGCATGACCtgcacatatacgtatatccCCAACCGCATGAAGGCATCTTCTTGTAGGATACTAAGGTCCATTTTCATTTGCGTCTTTAAGCAGCAGACTCACCTCTTGACCTCAAAGTACTGGAATTTGATCATAAATTTGTAGCACTACGTGGATTAAAATCTTGTAAAATGTCTCAAATTTGATTCAGAAATGTGTTAAAAAGCAATTAAtgttacttttatttaaaactAATTCATAAACTTCAGTTTTGCTTGGCAACCCACAAATACAATTTGGTTTAGGTCTGGCTTGTGGCTGGTTAGAAATATTATGTGGCATTTTCCACTTCCTTCATTGTTTTGTAATGGCACAAACTCCATATTTAGTTGACTTCTTTCCTTTCACAGGCCAGAGAACGTCAAAAGCTGGAGGCCCTTAAAAAGAAGCAGGAACAAGAAGAGGAACGGTTGAGGAAAATActggaagagaaaaaaaagaaacaagagGAATCTAAAAGGTCAACGCTCAAACCTATAAAAGATTATACAGCTTGATGTTTGAGTGATGAACAGTTGTTATTATATTGCTCTTCACTGATGtaggaagaaggaggagaagctTAGGAAGGTGCTTGAGGCCAAAGTAAAAGAAGAGCAGagagaggaagaaaagaaaaagaagattgAGCTAAAAATGGCTCAGATGGATGAGAAAAATGACAAGGTATACAGCAATATGACATGGCTGTCAagatgaaatgtatttatcTCCTGTTTTACGTCATGAATGCAGCGTCAGGCTGAGGAGAAGGCCAAAAAGAGAACTGCCATTAAACGTCAGGACGAGCTTGAGCAGAAAAACAAACTGGAAGAAGAAACCAGAAGGAAGAAAATTAAGCAAGCGGTATCCTGTTGTATTTTTGGTACTTTGGACTGTCTGCTGTTCCTGACCTGGATTATTCTGTGTTTGCAACTTTAGGATGAGGAGGAGCAATTAAAAGCTAAGGAGCTGGCAGACGCTTGCAGACTGTTGGAGCTGAAGAGGGACCAGGAGCATGGGAGAGAGCTGGAGAGAGAACGACAAGCTGCTGCTGAAAGGTTACCATCATTTTTGTTTAAACCAGAGGTTCTCAATTATATTCTTAATTATactatttgggctgcacggcggtctagtggttagcgcgcagacctcccagctaggagaccagggttcaattccacccatggccatctctgtgtggagtttgcatgttctccccgtactccggtttcctcccacattccaaaaacatgctaggctaattggcgactccaaattgtccataggtatgaatgtgagtgtgaatggttgtttgtctatatgtgccctgtgattggctggcgaccagtgcagagtgtaccccgcctctcacccaaagacagctgggataggctccagcatcccctgcgaccctcgtgaggataagcggtagaaaatgaatgaatgaatgaatggtttaagCTAACATAATCATCTCAGCACATCATCAGTCAATAGAAATATGATGTCTTTAATGTCACGAATGAAGAGAGAAGGCTCTTGCTCTGCAACGGGAACTGGAGAGAGCAGCtcgagagaaggagagaagagaACTGGAGGAGAAAAGAAAAGCTGAAGAGGAAAAACTAAAAGAGGTGAGGAGACTACTGGCTTTTTATCCAGAATCATTTTGTACCATTACATTCCCGACTGTactgttgttgtgtgttttgttctACCAGGAGCAGAAGCAGAGGTTAGCTTCAGAGGAGAAAGCTGCTAAAGAAAGAGAAGCTGCCATGCAGATGGAAACTGCTGTTTATCAACAGGCTGCAAATGCACAAGTGAGTACAGACATCATCATGGCATAGATATGATGCATCTGTCTACAGATCATATACCGTAATATAAATGTGTCAATTGTTGTTCTTTCTGGGCAGAAATCACTTCAAACAAACACCATAATTCCAGAGGTTGGCAATACAACAACATTGTCCAAAAATCCTGAAAACTACGGCATGGACCTAAACAGCGACGATTCTACTGACGATGAATCCACTCCAAGAAAGCCTATTCCATCTTGGGCAGAAGGTATGCATGAAGTGTAGTGTAACATATACTCTGATAAACTCCATTAACAGCTTTTTTATATCATTTACATGACTGAAACAGAAATAATACAATTGTTAGAAGACATgatcatttgtgtgtgttctctttTCAGGTCACAATCTACAGCAGATAATTATGAAGCAGTACTTCAACCCCCCTGATTTAGACTCTTTCTTTGGAATAATTGAGCCACCAGAACTGGAGAGCAtcttttacaagaacaaaccTCGCTACTTTACGCGTACCAGCTCTGCTGTGTGGCACTCACCTCCTATTGGAACAAAGTAGCTAGTGCACTAACACAATTATATAATGCTGTATACTttggttttggggttttttttggacactTTACTTCCAGAAGACAGAACTGGTTTGAAAATGGTTTCTACCAATATCTCATTTATTGATGGTTTGTGAAATAGTCATGAATTAAGTGTGTACGAACTGATTATATGTTACTGTAACACTGGGTTAGCGTGTGGGagttgtggattggtgcaataaaaataaaaataaaaaaaaatgctaagaaATTGTGGCTTCCTCACCTTCTGTTGTAATAAAATTAGCACAGTTACCACAAAGACGCAGTAGGTGTAGTTGATTGGATGACATAAAACTAAACAAATCTTTTAAGAAATAACGTAACAAGTAGTTCGTTTGTTTACACTTCACACTGCTGCACGGCGCCGCCATTTTGATAGTTCAAGTACAGGGGGCGTTCCAGTTCTGTTTTAAATGAATACCATAATTATTTCGTGAAAGCACAACACTACTTCATAGTTAGGTACAGCTTACACCATCAGtccaattataataatatgaaacgTTTTCTTAAATTTTCTTAAGACGTTATTTAAGATTGACTCCTCCCTTGACTCTCTCCGTCACCACCATACGTATGTAGTGGTGCGTCTCGCTTGAGTAGAACAATCTTTGTGCTAGCTAACACTCTATTACGTTACCAGACAGCAGGTGAGCAGCATCGTCCTCAAAGTACTCACAAAGGACCTCCAATTACAGTAAGCACAACGAGGTATGTTTAATGTGATTTTAAAGCTGTCCGTCTCATGATATTTTAAGCCAGGTcgatatatataaatgtgttttcGCGGACTAACCGTCACAACTCAGGATCTTATCTAACGAGGTTGAATGACGTTGCTAGCACAATCATTAGTAGTACTATGGCGGTGATACCCAATATTAGCCACCAACTGTTTGAATTTCGTATTCCTAACTGGAGATGgggtttattatgtttttattgattcaaaccttattatggttattatggaGTGCCCCTTAACGGTTATTTTGGTAATTAAGTAGTACAaaacaatatactgtaaatgtgtcaTTACTTGTGGTCGAGTCATGGATCACACATATTTTACGAATTCTGCAGTTCAGAAATTCCAGAAACATTGATCGATTGGATATGCTCATTCAAACGACTCGACAAGTTCAAAGCAAGGTCACCTATAAAAGTTAGTGTAGTGTAGGTTTAATTTGAAATTTCACCTGTAAGCTGAATATTCCAAAGATTATTGTGAGTAGCGTAAGTGTACCTTAAATGTACAGTGTAATataagtgtttgccccctttctgatttgttttttaaatttttgcatgttttgcatcAATGACAGTTTTTCAATtaaacgttttattattaagggagagaaAAATATCCTAACCTAATAACTACTTGTGCCACCCTTAGCGGAAACAACCCCAATCAAGGGTTTGGTAACTTGCAATGGGTGGCCCACTaaactttgcagaattgttgtcattcagccacattggaaaGGTTATCAAGCATGAattgcctttttaaggtcaagccacagcatctcaataggattcaggtcaggagtTTGACGAGGCCtttccaaagtcttcatttaggttttcttcagccattcagaagtggacttgctggtgtgtttgggatcattgtcctgctgcagaacccaagttggtttcaggttGAGGTCACAAACGGATGGCTGTACCTTTTTTTTGGAAGACGGCAGAATTTCGGGGGGCAATCACATTTTCACACCTTAGGTCTATAAAGTGCCATTCACATAAATGTGTTGTCTAGTGTTTTAAAAGCCCATTCATTGAATTGAGCAGCCACTTAAGTAGCAGTCTGATGCTGGCAGGTGATGATTAAGGTGGGATATTTTCATCTGCAGGTGTCGAAGACTTGACTTGAAGTGTTCTTGTGGTACTTGGGCCATTTCAAGTGTGCACTATGCATTTGTTGTGTTAACATGACTAACCCATGACTAATGTTAGACCAGCCTTAACTATCTTCTttcttttgttcttttattattttttttaggacaAATACAGAAATGGCTTCCCAAATCCGCCAAAACTTTCACCAGGACTGCGAGGCTGCCATTAACAGACAGATAAATCTTGAGCTTTATGCCTCTTATGTTTACCTCTCGATGGTAAGATATTTCTCAAGCagtatacagtcgtccctcgtttagcGCGGTTCGAGATCCGAATGCAATAAGAACATTTCCGCAAAATCTTAATAAC
This window harbors:
- the LOC131130943 gene encoding LOW QUALITY PROTEIN: inner centromere protein-like (The sequence of the model RefSeq protein was modified relative to this genomic sequence to represent the inferred CDS: substituted 2 bases at 2 genomic stop codons) codes for the protein MSSVLSSVQSFIQMFDAKKGQFIRDIDNIHMVWLDEIQQEANHMFSRDFNAEPELMPKTPSQKKCRRKRVSVGRQEGGQAGRRSSKGRRGSLSGSSVKTLNFIAEDAISEVSVTESSTQLKHISLLQEDVNRPQPVEDEGVATNSEVKPDQTSHTRDSPVNMPSPNIESIPASTEQAIKSYTGRTAAKIAIAGNTRSSRRTSVRCSLKVRHSLAGMRHSMKQESLRRASRQSMMKRKAARKGNSSCSSIADAEASFESVEEADEVVSGPVTADPQVAEVDSQPSGGHITCSMDASKSKMAAPSLPTSKRSTQGKKIVVTGKQQTFRGSIKDIKSEASDTVEHSPIQSAYKPYMRSFLHTVQKNQMLMMSPSTFSRNTVIKSFFKHTTPLKVDAQARERQKLEALKKKQEQEEERLRKILEEKKKKQEESKRKKEEKLRKVLEAKVKEEQREEEKKKKIELKMAQMDEKNDKRQAEEKAKKRTAIKRQDELEQKNKLEEETRRKKIKQADEEEQLKAKELADACRLLELKRDQEHGRELERERQAAAEREKALALQRELERAAREKERRELEEKRKAEEEKLKEEQKQRLASEEKAAKEREAAMQMETAVYQQAANAQVSTDIIMAXIXCICLQIIYRNINVSIVVLSGQKSLQTNTIIPEVGNTTTLSKNPENYGMDLNSDDSTDDESTPRKPIPSWAEGHNLQQIIMKQYFNPPDLDSFFGIIEPPELESIFYKNKPRYFTRTSSAVWHSPPIGTK